TCCGTCCGCCGCGCCGCGTAGCACCCTCGTTCTCGGTGGCGCGCGGTCCGGGAAGTCGGCGTTCGCGGAGGACCTCGCGGTCCGGTCGGGCGGCCCGGTGCGGTATCTCGCCACCGCCGTGCCCGACCCCGGCGACCACGACTTCGCCGAACGCATCGCCGGGCATCGCGGCCGGCGACCGGCGGGCTGGTCCACCGTCGAAAGCGCCGATCCGGCGGAAATCCTCACCGAGCCGACGCCGACGCCGTCCGTCTTCACCCTGATCGATGACATCGGCACCTGGTTGACCGCCCGCATCGATGCGCGCGACGCGTGGGACGCCCCGCGCGGCACGGTCTCCCCCGACACCGACGCGCTGGTCGCCGCCGTCGCCGCGTACATCGGCGACCTCGTGATCGTCACCCCGGAAGTGGGCATGGGCGTCATCCCGGCCACGCGCTCCGGCCGCCTGTTCCGCGACGAGATCGGCACCCTCAACCAGCGTCTGGCCCAAGTCTGTGACGAGGCCTTCTTCGTCATCGCCGGTCTGCCGGTCCGCCTCAAATAGCGCTCGAGCCACGTCTTCCACCCAGCGATACCCGCGACCGCGCCGAGCGGTCCGCGTCGCCGATCGCGGATCCCACGCCCTTCACTCGTATCCGTCTGAGCGCCTGGATTCTCGACGTCGACCGCGGTGTCGCCTCGACACATCTCCTGGGCCGCGTGGCACAAGTCGGCCTTGCCGCAGGCGATGCGGCTTCCGTCGACAGCCGGACGGCTCGGCGATGCCTCGGGCGCGGCGAACCGGTGCGGCGAGGTCAGGTCACGGCCCCACGGTGCGACGGGGCAATGGCAAGATTGGGCGGCGAAGCGGGCGAACCGCCATGACCGAAAGGCTCGATAGTGACGCACGGATTCGGACCGGTAGCGCCTCCGGACGCACAATCTCGTGCGGCGGCCGAGCAGCGCCAGGCGCAGCTGACCAAACCCGCCGGCGCACTCGGCCGTCTGGAGCAACTCGGCAACTGGGTGGCGGCCTGTCAGGGCACGTGCCCGCCGAAGCAGTTCGAGCGTGCGCGGGTGGTGATCTTCGCCGGGGACCACGGCGTCGCCCGGCACGGGGTGTCGGCGTATCCGAGCGAAGTGACCGCGCAGATGGTCGCGAACTTCCTGGCCGGCGGCGCCGCGGTGAACGCGCTCGCGGCGGTGGCGGGCGCGACGGTGCAGGTCGCGGACATCTCCGTCGACGCGGACACCGACCCGCAGGTGTCCAAGCACAAGGTGCGCCGTTCCAGCGGGGCGATCGATCGCGAGGACGCGCTCACCGACGACGAGATCCGGGCGGCGATCGAGGCGGGCCGCGCCATCGCCGACGAGGAGATCGACGCGGGCGCCGACCTGCTGATCGCGGGCGACATGGGCATCGGCAACACGACTCCGGCCACCGTGCTCGTCGCGAGCCTCACCAAGACCGAACCGGTCGCCGCCGTGGGCCGCGGCACCGGCGTCGACGACGCGGGATGGATCCGCAAGGTCGCCGCGATCCGCGACGCGATGCGCCGCGCCCGCCCGGTGGTGAAGGACCCGGTCGAACTGCTCCGGGTGGCCGCGGGCGCCGACTTCGCCGCGATGGCCGCGTTCCTCGCCCAGGCCGCCACCCGGCGCACGCCCGTCCTGCTCGACGGCGTCGTCGTCACGGCCGCGGCGATGGTCGCCGAAGACCTCGCCGCGGGCGCGAGCGCCTGGTGGCTGGCGGGTCACCGCTCGACCGAACCGGCGCACGACCTCGCGCTGCGACACCTGCGCCTGGACCCCGTGATCGACCTGGCCATGCGCCTCGGCGAAGGCTCCGGAGCTCTGACCGCCTTGCCCGTCCTCCGCTCGGCGGTGGCCACGCTCGCGGAGATGTCCACCTTCGGCGAAGCGGGCGTCAGCACCGCCGACGCCGAACCGGTGAATCGCGCGCTCGACCTGCGCAAGTGAAGTCTTCCCGGTCCTGCGACCCCTTCCTCCACCGGCCGACGCCGAGCGGGAGGCAACCGCTCCCGGCGACTCCCGGCTCCGCGACGCGCGGGCCGACAGCTGGACCGCAGCCGGTAATCGATCAGGTCAGCGGCACAGCGCGCGCGATGCCGCCTGGCACACGAGGTTCGGTGTGAACGGCGTTCGGTTGGCGATTTCCTGGCTCACGGTGCTGCCGGTGCGCGGCCCGGATGCCGTGGATCGCGCGGCGGCGGGCCGCGCGATCCTGCTGGCACCGCTGGTCGGCGCGCTGCTCGGCGCGGGGGCCGCGGGTCTGCTGTGGGCTCTGACCCGCGCCGGGGCGAGCGCCGCGCTGGCCGGGCTGGTGGTGGTCGGCGCGCTGGCATTGATCACCAGGGGTATGCACCTGGACGGCCTCGCCGACACCTTGGACGGCCTCGGCAGCTACGGGCCGCCGGAGCGGGCCAGGCAGATCATGAAAAGCGGCGGAGCCGGACCGTTCGGTGTCGCGGGGCTCGCGTTCACCATCGGGATACAAGCGTTCTCGTTCGCGGCCCTTGCCGAGTCGGATAGGTGGCTGGCCGTCGCTCTCGCCGTGACGACCGGCCGAATCGCCGTGATCCTCGCTTGCCGGGGCATCCCCGCCGCGCCGGGCACCGGTTTCGGCATCCTGGTCGCCGACACGCAGTCCGCCCTTGCCGAGGCCACCTGGTCGGTGCTCGCTCTCGCGCTCGCCGTGCTCGCCGTCCCGGGCCGTCCGTGGCTCGGCCCGCTCGCCGTGGCGCTCGGTCTGGCCGCCTCGGTGATCCTGGTCCGGCATTGCGCTCGCCGCTTCGAGGGGCTCTCCGGTGACGTCCTCGGCGCCGCCGTCGAGACCACGGTGGCGCTCACGGCGGCCGTGCTGTCGCTTACCGTCCAGCCCGGCTGACCGGCCGCGGGCGCCGATTCGGGTGTTTGGCCGGTGCGGACCGGGAGCGAGAGTCTGAGTCACTGGAATTTTTCCGGCCGTGCCGCGCGGGTCGTCTGGGTCGGGCAATAAGGTGGGCGGTATGTCTTCTGAGCGCCTGTATTTTCGCCAGCTGTTGTCGGGACGCGACTACGCCGTGGGCGATCCGATCGCGACGCAGATGCGCAACTTCGCGTATCTCATCGGCGATCGGGAAACGGGCGAGTGCGTGGTGATCGACCCGGCCTACGCCGCGGGTGATCTGGTGGACATCGCCGAGAGCGACGGCTTGCGGCTCAGCGGGGTGCTCGCCACCCATCATCACCCCGATCACGTGGGCGGCACGATGCTCGGCTTCACCCTGCGCGGAGTGCGCGAACTGCTCGAGAAGACAAGCGTCCCAGTGCATGTCAACGCGACAGAGCTGCCCTGGGTGGCCAATGTCACCGGCATCGCGGAGAGCGAACTGACCGGCCACGAGCACGGCGACAAGGTCACCGTCGGAGCCTTCGACATCGAGTTACTACACACGCCCGGTCACACCCCGGGCAGCCAATGCTTTTTGTTCGACAACCGCCTGATCGCCGGCGACACGTTGTTCGTCGACGGCTGCGGCCGCACCGACTTCCCCGGCGGCGACTCGGACGAAATGTTCCGCAGCCTGCGCTACCTGGCCGGACTTCCCGGTGACCCGGTCGTGTACCCGGGGCACTGGTATTCGCAGGAACCCAACGCCACGCTGTCCACTGTCCGGGACAAGAACTACGTCATGCGTCCGCAGACGCTGGAACAGTGGCACATGCTGATGCCGGGCTGAGTCACATCGGCCGCATCCACCCGTGCTTGTCGGCGAAGGTGCCGCGCTGGATGCCGGTGAGGGTGTCGCGCAGCGCCATGGTGACCGCGCCGGGCTCGCCGCCGCCGATGGTGAATTCGCCCGCCTCGGAACGGACCCAGCCGACCGGCGTGATCACCGCGGCGGTGCCGCACGCGAAAACCTCGGTGATCTCCCCGGTTTCGGCGCCCTTACGCCATTCCTCCACCGAGATCTTGCGCTCCTCGACCGGGAAGCCCGAGTCGGCGGCGAGGGTGAGCAGTGAGTCCCGGGTGATGCCCGGCAGCAACGAGCCGGACAGTTCCGGGGTGACCAGCCGCGCCTCGGACCCGGAACCGAAGACGAAGAACAGGTTGTTGGTGCCCATCTCTTCGACGTAGCGGCGCTCACACGCGTCCAGCCACACCACTTGGTCGCACCCCTTGGCCGATGCCTCGGCCTGCGCGAGCAGCGACGCCGCGTAGTTGCCCGCGACCTTCGCCTCGCCGGTGCCGCCCGGCGCGGCGCGCACGTATTCGGTGGACAGCCAGACCCGCACCGGCTTCACACCACGCGGGAAGTACGCCCCCGCCGGGGAACCGAGCAGCAGGTACTTGTACGCCGCGGCGGGCTTCACGCCCAGCCCGGCCTCGGTGGCGAACATGAACGGCCGCAGGTACAGCGATTCCTCGCCGCCCGCCGCGGGCACCCAGTCCCGGTCCACCTCCAGCAGTTGCCGCACCGACTCGACGAACAGCTCGTCGGGCAGTTCGGCCATCGCCATCCGGCGAGCCGACCGGCGGAAACGCGCGGCGTTGGCGTCGATGCGGAAGCAGGAGACGCTGCCGTCGCTCTGCCGGTAGGCCTTCAGTCCCTCGAAGATGGCCTGGCCGTAGTGGAAGACCATGGTCGCGGGGTCCAGCGCGAGCGGCCCGTACGGCTCCACCCGCGCGTTGGTCCACGTGCCGCCGACGTAATCGATCGAGACCATGTGATCGGTGAAGTGGCGCCCGAACCCCGGCTCCGCCAGTACCTCTTGCCGCCGCTGCGCCGGAAGCGGCGCGGGATGCGGAACACGGGTGAACTGTGCGGCAGCGGTCATGCCGACGATCCTATCCGGCCCGCTTCCGGCCATTTCGCCACGGTCCGCACCGCACCGCGTCACCCTCGGCGGCTGGTGGGCGCGTCCCTCACTTGGTGTTGGTCCGGACGAACGGCGGACGGACGGTTTCGCAGCGCACACGGCGGCCGCGCACATCGACCTCGACCTCGACGCCGGGTTCGATGCCCGCCGCGGTGTCCAGCAGCGCCAGCGCGATGCCGAGCTTGAGCGTGGGCGAGAAGGTGCCGGACGTGGTCGCACCGACCGGCTCGCCGTCGCGCAGCACGGTTTGGCCTTGCCGGAGCACACCGCGGTCGAGCGCCTTGAGGCCCAGCAGGATTCGGCGCGGACCGTCCGACTTCTCCTGCTCCAGCGCGGCCTTGCCCCAGAACTGCGACTTCTGCCAGCCGACCGCCCAACCGCAGCGCGCCTGCACCGGGGAGATGTCCGGCGAGAGCTCGTGTCCGTGCAGGGGATAGCCCATCTCGGTGCGCAAGGTGTCGCGGGCGCCCAGCCCGGCCACCTGCCCCTCGGCGGCGCGCACTTGCTCCACCAAGGCGCGGAACAGCGGTTCGGCGTCGGCCCAGCGCGGCAGTAACTCGTAGCCGTGTTCGCCGGTGTAGCCGGTGCGGCAGACCCGGACGGGGCGGCCGTCCCAGTCCGCGTCGGCAAAGGCCATGTACTCGAGATCGGTGGGCAGGCCGAGCGCGCCGAGCACCTCGCCGGAGCGCGGCCCCTGCACCGCGAACACGGCGTAGTCGCGGTGCTCGTCGGTCACCGTGACGCCGTCGGGCGCGGCCTCGCGCAGTTCGGCGACGACCGCCGCGGTGTTGGCGGCGTTCGGTACCAGGAAGATCTCGTCGTCGCCGACGTAATAGGCGATCAAGTCGTCGATCACGCCGCCGTCCTGCGCGCAGCACAGCGTGTACTGCGCCTTGCCCGGGCGGATGCGGCCGAGATCGTTGGTGAGGGCAGAGTTCACGAACGCCGCGGCGCCTCGGCCGCGCACCGTCGCCTTGCCCAGGTGGCTGACGTCGAACAGCCCGGCCGTCGTGCGGACCGCTTGGTGCTCGGTCACCGTGCCCGCGTAGGACACCGGCATCTCCCAGCCGCCGAACGGCGCGAAAGTGGCGCCCAGCTCGACGTGCACGGCGTGAATGGGTCCTTGCAGGAGGCTCGTCTCGGTCACCAGCCGAGCTTATCCGGGACCGCGGCGGCGCAAGCCCGCCCCGCGCGCTACGGCCGGAACCACATCGGGATCAGCGTCGGGCCGTTCTCCGGCAGCGTGTGGGTCGCCGCGGTCGGCGCGAATCCGCAACGGCTGTAGAGCCGGGCGGATCGTTCGGTGCTGGCTTCGAGAAACGCCGGGAGGTCCGCTTCGGACACCGCTTTCAAACGGTCGGCGAGTATCACCGCACCCGCCCCCTTGCCGCGATGCTCCGGCAGCGTGACGATCACTTGCAGGTAGCGGTGCGGGAACTCGCGGGGGTGTGCGCGGGCGAGCAGGTCGGTGAGATACGTCAGCCGCTGCGCCACGCGCAGATCGGGAGCCTGTTCGAGCATGGTCCGAGCCTCGGCGGCTTCGTCGGCGAATCGCTCGACCGAGGTGACGTGCTGCCAGATCGACATGGACCAGATCTGCTCGCCCGGCCCCGCTACCCAGATCTCGTCCTCGCGCAGCGCTCGATCCACCAAACCCGGCACGAACGCGGTACGGAAAGCCGGATCAGGCTGACCTTCCAGCACCCACTCCGTCACCACCTCGTCCGCACTGGCGATGCCGAACGCATCGATCAGCGCGTCCCGGTCGCGCCGACCGGCCTGGCGAACAGTGAACTCCATCCGCGTCACCTTCCTGTGAACATCGTGTCGATCATCGAATCTAAGGAGGTCAGAGACGTGTCGCTACTATTTCGTCACACCTGTTCGTGTGTCGAAATGGAACCACCGATGATGTGCGCGGTCTGCCGCAAGGAACTCGCCCAGCCCGCCAAGGGCCGGCGGCGCAAGTACTGCTCGCGCTCCTGCCAGGCGCGCGCCTACCGCGCGCGCCGCGCGTCGATCCCGGCACGCCGCGCGAGCCGCCCGACGCGGCTGACCGCGGTCGGCATCGCGCGGGCGGCGGTGGAGCTGGCCGACCGCGACGGAATCGACGGTCTCACCATGCGCCGCCTGGCCAGCGCGCTCGGCGTCGCGACCGCGACCCTCTACCGCCACGTCCCCGACCGGGAAACGCTGCTGGCGAACATGGCGGAGCTGGTACTCGACGAGATCCCACCGCCCGCGGCCGGATGCGCGGGCTGGCGCCGACGGCTGCGGCACGAGGCGCACGAGGAGTGGCGCCTCTACCGCAGGCATCCGTGGATGCTGCCGCTGCTGGCGCGCACCCGCCCCCCGCTGGGCCCGGCCCTGCTGGACGTCTTGGAACGGAACTTCGCCGCCCTCGATCGCCCCGGCCTGACGCGGCGCACGGGTTTCGCGATCTACCTCGCGCTCTCCGGCCTGGTCCAGGGCCTCGCGCTGTTGTGGAGTTCCGAGCGCGCCGACCGCTTCGGCGAGCCGCGCGACGCCGCCGAGGCTACCGCGCTGCGCCACGAGTTCGCCGAACTGCTGGACCCCACGGTCCGCCCCGTCCTGCACCGTCTCCTCGCCGACTCGGATTCCTTCGAGATGGACTTCGACGACCTGCTGCACGACGCGGTGGAACTGCTGCTCGACGGCGTCGCGGTGCGCTATCCGGAACCGACCGAATAGCCTGTGCCAATGACCGCTGTTGCAGATCGCTCGCTCGGACCGGAACTGGCACGCACCGAGACCATCGGCGCGGACACCGATGTGCTCGTCATCGGGTTGACCTCCTCGGAGGACGGTCCCGCCATCGTGCCCGAGGACCTGTTCAGCGACGTGCTCACCGCCGACGTGCGCGCGGAACTGCTCGATCAGCTCGGCGCGGTGGGGGCGAAAGGCAAGGCCGAGGAGCTCACCCGGATTCCGGCCCCGGCCGGGCTGGACGGGGTGACCAGCGTCCTGGCCGTCGGTCTGGGCTCCACCGACAAACTCGACGCCGAGCAGATCCGCCGCTCGGCCGGCGTGGCCGCTCGCGCGCTCTCCGGCACCGAACTGGTGGTGACCACGCTGTCCGGGCTGGACATCGGCGCCGCGGCGGAAGGCTTCTACCTGGGCGCCTACTCCTTCACGCCGTTCCGCTCGGACAAGTCCGCGCCCAAGCCGGACGAGCGCCCCGTGGCCCGCGTCGAGTTGCTCGTGCCCGAGCCCGGATTCGGCGAGGAGGCCTTGTTCCGCGCCCAGCTCACCGCCGAGGCCGTCGCCACCGCACGGGATTTCGTGAACACCCCGCCCAGCCATTTGT
Above is a genomic segment from Nocardia sputorum containing:
- a CDS encoding GNAT family N-acetyltransferase, which produces MEFTVRQAGRRDRDALIDAFGIASADEVVTEWVLEGQPDPAFRTAFVPGLVDRALREDEIWVAGPGEQIWSMSIWQHVTSVERFADEAAEARTMLEQAPDLRVAQRLTYLTDLLARAHPREFPHRYLQVIVTLPEHRGKGAGAVILADRLKAVSEADLPAFLEASTERSARLYSRCGFAPTAATHTLPENGPTLIPMWFRP
- a CDS encoding MBL fold metallo-hydrolase codes for the protein MSSERLYFRQLLSGRDYAVGDPIATQMRNFAYLIGDRETGECVVIDPAYAAGDLVDIAESDGLRLSGVLATHHHPDHVGGTMLGFTLRGVRELLEKTSVPVHVNATELPWVANVTGIAESELTGHEHGDKVTVGAFDIELLHTPGHTPGSQCFLFDNRLIAGDTLFVDGCGRTDFPGGDSDEMFRSLRYLAGLPGDPVVYPGHWYSQEPNATLSTVRDKNYVMRPQTLEQWHMLMPG
- a CDS encoding bifunctional adenosylcobinamide kinase/adenosylcobinamide-phosphate guanylyltransferase, whose translation is MSEPPPSAAPRSTLVLGGARSGKSAFAEDLAVRSGGPVRYLATAVPDPGDHDFAERIAGHRGRRPAGWSTVESADPAEILTEPTPTPSVFTLIDDIGTWLTARIDARDAWDAPRGTVSPDTDALVAAVAAYIGDLVIVTPEVGMGVIPATRSGRLFRDEIGTLNQRLAQVCDEAFFVIAGLPVRLK
- a CDS encoding TetR/AcrR family transcriptional regulator C-terminal domain-containing protein gives rise to the protein MEPPMMCAVCRKELAQPAKGRRRKYCSRSCQARAYRARRASIPARRASRPTRLTAVGIARAAVELADRDGIDGLTMRRLASALGVATATLYRHVPDRETLLANMAELVLDEIPPPAAGCAGWRRRLRHEAHEEWRLYRRHPWMLPLLARTRPPLGPALLDVLERNFAALDRPGLTRRTGFAIYLALSGLVQGLALLWSSERADRFGEPRDAAEATALRHEFAELLDPTVRPVLHRLLADSDSFEMDFDDLLHDAVELLLDGVAVRYPEPTE
- the cobT gene encoding nicotinate-nucleotide--dimethylbenzimidazole phosphoribosyltransferase, coding for MTHGFGPVAPPDAQSRAAAEQRQAQLTKPAGALGRLEQLGNWVAACQGTCPPKQFERARVVIFAGDHGVARHGVSAYPSEVTAQMVANFLAGGAAVNALAAVAGATVQVADISVDADTDPQVSKHKVRRSSGAIDREDALTDDEIRAAIEAGRAIADEEIDAGADLLIAGDMGIGNTTPATVLVASLTKTEPVAAVGRGTGVDDAGWIRKVAAIRDAMRRARPVVKDPVELLRVAAGADFAAMAAFLAQAATRRTPVLLDGVVVTAAAMVAEDLAAGASAWWLAGHRSTEPAHDLALRHLRLDPVIDLAMRLGEGSGALTALPVLRSAVATLAEMSTFGEAGVSTADAEPVNRALDLRK
- a CDS encoding branched-chain amino acid aminotransferase: MTAAAQFTRVPHPAPLPAQRRQEVLAEPGFGRHFTDHMVSIDYVGGTWTNARVEPYGPLALDPATMVFHYGQAIFEGLKAYRQSDGSVSCFRIDANAARFRRSARRMAMAELPDELFVESVRQLLEVDRDWVPAAGGEESLYLRPFMFATEAGLGVKPAAAYKYLLLGSPAGAYFPRGVKPVRVWLSTEYVRAAPGGTGEAKVAGNYAASLLAQAEASAKGCDQVVWLDACERRYVEEMGTNNLFFVFGSGSEARLVTPELSGSLLPGITRDSLLTLAADSGFPVEERKISVEEWRKGAETGEITEVFACGTAAVITPVGWVRSEAGEFTIGGGEPGAVTMALRDTLTGIQRGTFADKHGWMRPM
- a CDS encoding adenosylcobinamide-GDP ribazoletransferase, yielding MNGVRLAISWLTVLPVRGPDAVDRAAAGRAILLAPLVGALLGAGAAGLLWALTRAGASAALAGLVVVGALALITRGMHLDGLADTLDGLGSYGPPERARQIMKSGGAGPFGVAGLAFTIGIQAFSFAALAESDRWLAVALAVTTGRIAVILACRGIPAAPGTGFGILVADTQSALAEATWSVLALALAVLAVPGRPWLGPLAVALGLAASVILVRHCARRFEGLSGDVLGAAVETTVALTAAVLSLTVQPG
- the gcvT gene encoding glycine cleavage system aminomethyltransferase GcvT produces the protein MTETSLLQGPIHAVHVELGATFAPFGGWEMPVSYAGTVTEHQAVRTTAGLFDVSHLGKATVRGRGAAAFVNSALTNDLGRIRPGKAQYTLCCAQDGGVIDDLIAYYVGDDEIFLVPNAANTAAVVAELREAAPDGVTVTDEHRDYAVFAVQGPRSGEVLGALGLPTDLEYMAFADADWDGRPVRVCRTGYTGEHGYELLPRWADAEPLFRALVEQVRAAEGQVAGLGARDTLRTEMGYPLHGHELSPDISPVQARCGWAVGWQKSQFWGKAALEQEKSDGPRRILLGLKALDRGVLRQGQTVLRDGEPVGATTSGTFSPTLKLGIALALLDTAAGIEPGVEVEVDVRGRRVRCETVRPPFVRTNTK